The Salminus brasiliensis chromosome 3, fSalBra1.hap2, whole genome shotgun sequence genome contains a region encoding:
- the LOC140551654 gene encoding uncharacterized protein, whose product MGMNVQMDPALESLPNEELIRFFHCKKTEMSCMENPHTFLNQLRDHNLIPEKLYKKVIGMKSKERKKDGVYQILDWLEKERVDTVRDFWSCVFQNHILQQYPTLRRLRNSLVGGSTRLHTASQRRDPQKDAAQSKETPAKVKVEGKKRKRSAGETERFDKPGPSSLSTVKLLEEREGSPVKRGQKPDVYKTQLSVRCGDKEGILYPDKLIKGGVCILSQRRWFTPTGFEKLAGKERCKNWKTSIRCENTPLLKLIEGGHLQPPQTKRRYVKKSQKVLFSASSSESSSPLSRPEMEDSDEDAEEEERRKDEGGEETGSLGPSAFRASSLPVSCGSVKGVFYKSRFASGLRGKSIRTEERWFTPEEFVKQDLTLTDGHWKKDIRCYGRRFSYLLKRNMLMIHSLLCECNLCSPNQLDQDNDDVCFICNSEGDLLCCDECPRSFHRDCHLPAIQDDTLGETWICTFCVLKTYQSCWHTRHMTQKEVLDSAITQYTVHCEYLLMCIYKEDMERVFTKNPSKTIQRYSSVISQPMWLNRVKEKLQNKEYSTLNQFVSDIRLIFHNCHIFNKGNAFDRLGSTLSEGFEKEFRTIFNIQ is encoded by the exons ATGGGAATGAACGTTCAAATGGATCCAGCATTAGAGTCTCTCCCCAACGAGGAGCTGATCCGGTTCTTTCACTGCAAGAAGACCGAGATGTCCTGCATGGAGAACCCGCACACGTTCCTGAACCAGCTCAGAGACCACAATCTGATACCAGAGAAGCTCTACAAG AAGGTGATAGGCATGAAGTCtaaagagaggaagaaggacGGTGTGTATCAGATCTTGGACTGgctggagaaggagagagtCGACACTGTGCGGGACTTTTGGTCGTGTGTGTTTCAGAACCACATCCTGCAGCAGTACCCGACTCTACGCCGGCTCAGAAACAGCCTCGTGGGCG GTTCAACCCGCCTCCATACAGCCTCTCAAAGAAGAGACCCCCAGAAAGATGCAGCCCAGAGCAAAGAAACCCCAGCGAAGGTGAAGGTggaaggaaaaaagagaaagcgaAGTGCTGGCGAGACAGAGAGATTTGACAAGCCAGGCCCATCCTCTCTCTCCACCGTGAAGCTACTGGAAGAGCGCGAAG GGTCTCCAGTAAAGAGGGGACAGAAGCCAGATGTGTATAAAACTCAGCTGTCTGTTAGATGTGGGGATAAAGAAGGCATTCTCTATCCAGACAAGCTGATTAAAG gGGGTGTGTGTATTCTTTCCCAGCGCCGCTGGTTCACCCCTACTGGCTTTGAGAAGTTGGCAGGAAAGGAAAGATGCAAGAACTGGAAAACTAGCATCCGCTGCGAGAACACTCCACTGCTGAAACTTATCGAG gGCGGCCACCTGCAGCCCCCACAGACTAAGAGACGCTATGTTAAGAAG AGCCAGAAGGTGCTGTTTTCTGCCAGTTCATCTGAGAGCTCCAGCCCTT TGTCCAGACCAGAGATGGAAGATTCAGATGAAGatgcagaggaagaggagaggaggaaggaTGAAGGTGGTGAAGAGACAGGGTCACTGGGTCCGTCTGCGTTCCGGGCTTCTTCTTTGCCGGTCAGCTGTGGCTCAGTGAAGGGAGTTTTTTATAAGTCCAGATTTGCCTCAG GGTTACGTGGTAAAAGCATCCGCACTGAGGAGCGCTGGTTCACTCCGGAGGAGTTTGTGAAGCAGGACTTAACCCTGACAGACGGGCACTGGAAGAAAGATATACGATGTTACGGCAGAAGGTTCAGCTACCTGCTGAAG AGGAACATGCTGATGATACATTCCCTGCTGTGTGAGTGTAATCTATGCAGTCCTAATCAg CTGGATCAGGACAATGATGACGTGTgcttcatctgcaactctgaGGGTGATCTGCTCTGCTGTGACGAATGCCCAAGATCTTTCCATCGTGACTGCCATTTACCAGCTATACAGGATGATACCCtggg aGAGACATGGATTTGCACTTTCTGTGTGTTGAAGACTTACCAGAGTTGCTGGCACACCAGACACATGACTCAGAAAGAAGTTCTGGACAGTGCCATTACTCAGTACACAGTG CATTGTGAGTACTTGCTGATGTGTATCTACAAGGAGGACATGGAGCGTGTGTTTACTAAAAACCCCAGCAAAACG ATCCAACGCTACAGCAGTGTGATTTCTCAGCCCATGTGGCTGAACAGAGTGAAGGAGAAGCTGCAGAATAAAGAGTACTCAACACTGAACCAGTTTGTGTCTGACATCCGCCTCATCTTCCACAACTGCCACATCTTCAATAAG GGCAATGCGTTTGACAGGCTGGGATCCACACTGAGTGAAGGGTTTGAGAAGGAATTCCGAAC
- the LOC140551171 gene encoding uncharacterized protein — MGINVQMDPALESLPNEELIRFFHCKKTEMSCMENPHTFLNQLRDHNLIPEKLYKKVISMKCKERKKDGVYQILDRLEKEKANSVRQFWSCVFNDHVLQHYAALRVLRNSLMDGSFRSYINLPAPPDEAQRENNTAQSKETPAKEKKGGKKRKKSVDETEEDEQPGPSSLSTPKLRKPTNKLKFSSPVKKGEKAAIWKWAIFKARLPVKCGDKEGTLYRDKLSKGGVCILSQRRWFTPTGFEKFAGKERCKNWKTSIRCQNTPLLKLIEEGDLEPPLAKRRCVRKSQRVLFITSSSESSSPRSDSSREMEDSGDEVQEEQSGVEELEDREEEEEEDEDEDDEEDEDEDETGPVDPSLFQAPSLPVSCGSMNGVFYKCRFASGLRGKSVRTEERWFTPEEFVKQEQTLTDGHWKKDINCHGKKLHYLLKKKILTIHSLLCKCTLCSFKEQDQLDQDNDDVCFICNSEGDLLCCDRCPRSFHHDCHLPAIQDDTLGEKWMCTFCVLKTYQSCWHDGHELDVLDSAITQYTVHCEYLLMCTYKEDVEHVFTEDPSITIPNYSSVISQPMWLNRVKEKLQNKEYSTLNQFVSDIRLIFHNCHIFNKGNEVDRLGSKLSEGFEKEFQAIFNIQ; from the exons AAGGTGATAAGCATGAAGTGTAAGGAGAGGAAGAAGGACGGTGTGTATCAGATCTTGGACCGGCTGGAGAAGGAGAAAGCCAACTCTGTGCGCCAATTTTGGTCTTGCGTGTTTAATGACCACGTCCTGCAGCACTATGCAGCTCTACGCGTGCTCAGAAACAGCCTCATGGACG GCTCCTTCAGGAGCTACATAAATCTCCCTGCACCCCCAGacgaggcacagagagagaacaaCACCGCCCAGAGCAAAGAAACCCCAGCgaaggagaagaagggaggaaaaaagaggaaaaaaagtgtTGACGAGACAGAAGAGGACGAGCAGCCAGGCCCATCGTCTCTTTCCACCCCCAAGCTGAGGAAACCCACCAACAAGCTCAAATTCT cttctCCAgtaaagaaaggagagaaggcCGCTATTTGGAAATGGGCCATTTTTAAAGCTCGGCTACCCGTGAAATGTGGAGATAAAGAAGGCACTCTCTATCGAGACAAGCTGAGTAAAG gGGGTGTGTGTATTCTTTCCCAGCGCCGCTGGTTCACCCCTACTGGCTTTGAGAAGTTTGCAGGAAAGGAAAGATGCAAGAACTGGAAAACTAGCATCCGCTGCCAGAACACTCCACTGCTCAAACTTATAGAG gAGGGAGACCTGGAGCCTCCACTGGCAAAGAGACGCTGTGTTAGAAAG AGCCAGAGGGTGCTGTTTATTACCAGTTCATCTGAGAGCTCCAGTCCTC GTTCAGACTCCAGCAGAGAGATGGAAGATTCAGGTGACGAAGTTCAGGAGGAGCAGAGTGGAGTGGAAGAATTGgaagacagagaggaagaagaagaagaagatgaggatgaggatgatgaagaagatgaagatgaagacgaGACAGGGCCAGTGGATCCATCTTTGTTCCAAGCTCCTTCTTTGCCGGTCAGCTGTGGCTCAATGAATGGAGTCTTTTATAAGTGCAGATTTGCCTCag gGTTACGTGGTAAAAGCGTCCGCACGGAGGAGCGCTGGTTCACTCCGGAGGAGTTCGTGAAGCAGGAGCAAACTCTGACAGATGGCCACTGGAAAAAAGATATAAATTGTCATGGCAAAAAGTTGCACTACCTACTGAAG AAAAAGATCCTGACAATACATTCCCTGCTGTGCAAGTGTACACTATGCAGTTTTAAAGAGCAGGATCAG CTGGATCAGGACAATGATGACGTGTGCTTCATCTGTAACTCTGAGGGTGACCTGCTGTGCTGTGACAGATGCCCAAGATCTTTCCATCATGACTGCCATTTACCAGCTATCCAGGACGATACACTGGG agaGAAATGGATGTGCACGTTCTGTGTGTTGAAGACTTACCAGAGTTGCTGGCACGATGGTCATGAATTAGATGTTCTGGACAGTGCTATTACTCAATACACAGTG CACTGTGAGTACTTGCTGATGTGTACCTACAAGGAGGACGTGGAGCATGTGTTTACAGAAGACCCCAGCATAACG ATCCCGAACTACAGCAGTGTGATTTCTCAGCCCATGTGGCTGAACAGAGTGAAGGAGAAGCTGCAGAATAAAGAGTACTCAACACTGAACCAGTTTGTGTCTGACATCCGCCTCATCTTCCACAACTGCCACATCTTCAATAAG GGCAATGAGGTTGACAGACTGGGATCCAAACTGAGTGAAGGGTTTGAGAAGGAATTCCAGGCCATCTTTAACATCCAGTAG